In the genome of Mogibacterium neglectum, the window GTTTGGTTACAACTACTATTCACAGGAAAAATTTAAGGATGAGCTTGCAATAATCAATAAAAAGCTAAATCATAAAGGTGTTGTTATGGTAGTATTACATGACAATGGCAAAAGAGCCCTATTATATGTATTTAGACCAGACATGTTGCTAGTGCGCTTATCTGAGTGTTGTGTAAGCAAGCTGATGCATGATTTTGGATATAAAAATTGCGATGTTGCAGGAGCTTTAGAAAGGCTAGTTTATAGGATTTCAATTTGTGGAAATTTTCCTCATGAAGTGGGTATATTTCTAGGTTACCCTGTGGATGATGTTGCCGGTTTTATCAATCATTGTGGGAATAACTGCAAGGTCTGCGGGCAGTGGAAAGTTTATGGTGATGTTGAATATGCCGAGAATCTTTTTGCAAAGTACAAGCGCTGCGAAAAAATTTATATGAAGAGGTTTAAAAAAGATGGTGATATTGCAAAATTAACCGTTTGCGCATAATTAGGAGGATGGATAATGAGTATTGTCATAGTTGGCGGAAATGAGTGTATGGAATGTAAATATAAGGAGATTTGCAAAAAGCATGGTTGCAAAGCAAAGGTCTTTACAAAAGAGCGTGGAAATGTAGGTAAAAAGATTGGTTGTCCAGATTTATTAGTCATGTTTACAAATACTGTGTCTCATAAAATGATGAATACGGCGGTCGCTGAAGCAAAGCGAAAGAATGTTGAAGTAGCATGGGTACACTCTAGCAGTGCATCGGCTCTCAAGACTTTGTTAGCTCAGTATGTGTAATTTAAAAACAGTTAAAAAATATAACACAAAAAGGATGAGGGTCTAAAATTAAAACGGATTCTCGTTTTATTAATCAGATTATGAATTAAAATGTCTGTAATGCATAGTATTTCAAGCATTAGAGACATTGTGAAATGTTGACTTTGTTTATTGCACATGTTAAACTAGAATGGTTTCATTAGAGAGTATAAATGTAACTTATGTGGAGGGGGAATATGCACACCGCACTAATGGTTGTTTTACTTGTTACTAGTGTGATTCTGATTCTTAGCATCTTGCTTCAATCAAGCAAGAGTGATGGACTTTCCGGCTCAATAGCTGGAGGTGCAGAACAACTTTTTGGAAAGAAAAAGAGCAATGGTTATGATGCGATACTCGCTAGAATTACGACAGTTGTATCAGCTATATATATCATTGTGGCATTAGTCATCGTAGCAATTTTCAACTAGTATTTATTTAGAAATACAGTAAATTAACAGATTGTTTATGTTGATATACAGAGGTTTAGGAATGAGCTTCTGTATATCTTTAATATATTTTTATTTTATTGTTTAGGAATTTGAGAATCTTTTTCTCATATTTCAAGGAGGTTTATTATGGCGATTAAGTGGATGGTTCCTGCTGCGGCATTAATCGGTCTGCTTGTAGCTTTCGCACTTGCTTCGTGGGTAGGTAAGGCGTCGGAAGGTACTGACAGAATGAAGGAAATATCCGGCTACATCAGAGAGGGTGCATTTGCATTTCTAAAGAGAGAATATAAGACGATGATTATTGTAATCGTTGCGCTATTTGTTCTCATTGGATTTGCAATTAATTGGACATCTGCCGTTCTCTATGTATGCGGTGCTCTGCTTTCTGTACTTGCAGGATTCTTTGGTATGAATGTTGCTACAAAGGGTAATGTAAGAACTGCTAATGCTGCTATGGAATCTGGCATGCCACGAGCTCTCAAAATTGCATTTAGAAGTGGTGCAGTAATGGGACTTTGTGTTGCAGGACTAGGACTTTTAGGACTAGGAATTGTTGTAGTTGTTCTTGATTTAGCTACAATCATGCAGTGTATTACGAGCTTTGGTCTAGGAGCTTCATCGATGGCCCTATTCGGACGTGTAGGTGGAGGTATTTATACTAAGGCCG includes:
- a CDS encoding DUF3793 family protein — translated: MLEDKVIQFCAPTLARLKIGSMFGYNYYSQEKFKDELAIINKKLNHKGVVMVVLHDNGKRALLYVFRPDMLLVRLSECCVSKLMHDFGYKNCDVAGALERLVYRISICGNFPHEVGIFLGYPVDDVAGFINHCGNNCKVCGQWKVYGDVEYAENLFAKYKRCEKIYMKRFKKDGDIAKLTVCA
- a CDS encoding DUF2325 domain-containing protein yields the protein MSIVIVGGNECMECKYKEICKKHGCKAKVFTKERGNVGKKIGCPDLLVMFTNTVSHKMMNTAVAEAKRKNVEVAWVHSSSASALKTLLAQYV
- the secG gene encoding preprotein translocase subunit SecG is translated as MHTALMVVLLVTSVILILSILLQSSKSDGLSGSIAGGAEQLFGKKKSNGYDAILARITTVVSAIYIIVALVIVAIFN